A window from Engraulis encrasicolus isolate BLACKSEA-1 chromosome 11, IST_EnEncr_1.0, whole genome shotgun sequence encodes these proteins:
- the pdzph1 gene encoding uncharacterized protein pdzph1 translates to MSKRRRRNSRRRKSSSSSKQSICPYSLHKNTKTPRDDGSLMDEHTEKGEADSLHKENSLSKSDAEDDEKEKETETPCEENRRDSTVACFQGNCDSQASSPTDDPRTQSQRSDQGLRITTSVTIENLEKNTSQIVLQRSHESGTGLAGLGSNNNTIAVTTTKLKGIQANMKIEISEVLRVDDSDYKTTFILQRAPTDSTSAAGPTSETPNNERFSFSHPCIQMTRLDDDNDGTQRPFENVSYEFSVVEMSREGLVDMRTDSVPPVCYSEDCYKSCCQDRCYGYGHFRRYDTDCTLVDESSTFSTPSDFCRLQKDNSITSDTQVDIPPPVEFADPGVHHDNVNDLTQDVRMFHIGAPDEANYLEESASAMTYGASSRARESLCCPSTEGGRSYDDEDDDDADDGSDCMEADDLSMWPDAPMSRSSFTKSFIHKHKRKTCIRNNSIAILENNTPPAGYLNIPLKRRKTLPALLNQSDDNHEDMVPMCRESFSSGALSPFFTQSLARETERAERFYLDEDPSFSPLFPESRKNSKSSTALATSPARRHSMFSPKFYACSSAGTSLFDSDRDTASSERALQLELSAVEEANSLDGATGSQVYERVTESGFDEEMGDMESVADGGGMSMARTVSFRDHFIHITPPSPGSSRESDINCDSSSHKEGQRKMSEVDKAMPQQHTREADVSSQAEAARQGSTGSDGQPKTRKGSVTTVMRVGSEQRILHSHCPDPSPSEKINKEVTPTSTTTTINNNNVNSHNDNDDINSTTTTTTIINNNNNINSTTVSTPKACCSLFPIVDVEQMEENIVAVETGQLSPALRPTLVSQSSISIQSLSPLPCEATELHSDSNHSLRSSQEAEVKDQGALEKRGKCKTKRSLRVPHKAKALAPGSPRRHSTTKISDIKQMLSHKDPDEAGPHDHWARRRKLFKESKHRSSAGGSSIASNITDESDTMFSEDVREVETTVRHVEDRLFYTETFHCAAWLYRGDDVSPAESPRVLSKRPRPVNIRERTVKITKGFGEYPWGFRIQFSKPIIVTEVDTNGAAEEAGLLVGDYVLVVNGTDVTNAPHSEAADLARQGPDLLTLIIGSDIGRCPNTPRPACRGYLHKRTQSSLIKGWRKRWFVLRHDCCLYYYRYKKDEGKSQPLSKLKMEGAEVEADSSLGKPFVFKCSPANGGRVYYFCATSNQDMKRWVEAMSEAVQPLPPDHVWVDVTRHNASLPPLAVKAPECLGLLHQLDRTKDVWVQNYCILKDGCLYLYSSIRSTFALGGVYLQGYNVREQPMGSKRSTIELKPPSEEFKTLHFCADNPTENKRWILAIRASISKWVPLHQAIQDYMSKPPEETRM, encoded by the exons ATGAGCAAGCGCCGCCGGAGAAACAGCCGCAGGAGGAAGAGCTCCAGTAGCAGCAAGC AGAGTATCTGTCCATACAGCCTGCATAAGAACACGAAAACGCCCCGCGATGATGGCTCTCTGATGGACGAGCACACAGAGAAGGGCGAGGCAGACTCCCTACACAAGGAGAACTCCCTGAGCAAATCGGACGCCGAGGAcgatgagaaggagaaggagacggaaaCACCCTGCGAGGAGAACAGGCGGGACAGTACGGTCGCCTGCTTCCAGGGCAACTGCGACAGTCAGGCGAGCAGCCCGACAGACGACCCCAGAACACAAAGTCAAAGGTCAGACCAAGGGCTGAGAATCACCACCTCAGTGACCATCGAGAACTTGGAGAAGAACACGTCCCAGATCGTCCTTCAGAGGTCACACGAGTCAGGAACTGGCCTGGCAGGGCTGggcagcaacaacaacaccatcgcCGTGACAACCACCAAGTTGAAGGGCATCCAAGCGAACATGAAGATCGAGATCAGCGAGGTGCTGAGGGTGGACGATTCCGATTACAAGACCACCTTTATCCTCCAGAGGGCGCCGACAGACTCCACCTCTGCCGCTGGCCCTACTTCTGAAACCCCAAACAACGAACGCTTCAGCTTTTCTCACCCTTGCATCCAGATGACCAGACTGGACGATGACAATGATGGAACACAGAGGCCCTTTGAGAATGTGAGCTACGAGTTCAGCGTGGTGGAGATGAGTAGAGAGGGCCTGGTGGACATGCGGACAGATTCCGTGCCGCCTGTGTGTTACAGCGAAGACTGTTACAAAAGCTGCTGCCAAGACCGCTGCTATGGATACGGCCATTTCCGTCGCTACGACACTGATTGCACGCTGGTCGATGAGTCATCTACCTTTTCGACTCCGTCTGATTTTTGCCGTTTGCAGAAGGACAACAGCATCACCAGTGACACGCAAGTAGACATCCCGCCACCCGTGGAGTTTGCTGACCCAGGAGTGCACCATGATAATGTGAATGACCTCACACAGGATGTACGCATGTTCCACATAGGTGCTCCCGATGAAGCAAATTACCTGGAAGAGAGCGCCTCGGCGATGACGTATGGAGCCTCGAGCCGCGCGCGGGAGTCCCTGTGCTGTCCATCTACCGAGGGAGGCAGGAGCTatgacgatgaggatgatgatgatgctgacgaCGGCTCCGACTGCATGGAGGCCGATGACCTCTCCATGTGGCCCGACGCCCCCATGAGCAGATCGAGCTTCACCAAAAgcttcatacacaaacacaagaggAAGACTTGCATCCGGAACAACAGCATCGCCATCCTGGAGAACAACACGCCACCTGCGGGTTACCTGAACATACCACTGAAGCGGCGGAAGACTCTCCCGGCATTGCTAAACCAATCTGACGACAACCATGAGGACATGGTGCCCATGTGTAGGGAATCCTTCTCCTCCGGAGCGCTCTCTCCGTTCTTCACGCAATCTCTGGCTCGCGAGACGGAACGAGCAGAGAGGTTCTACCTCGACGAAGACCCGTCGTTCTCTCCGCTTTTCCCAGAGAGCCGCAAGAACTCCAAGTCCAGCACTGCACTGGCAACGAGCCCGGCGCGCAGACACAGCATGTTCTCCCCGAAGTTCTACGCCTGCAGTTCGGCAGGAACTTCCCTCTTTGATTCGGACAGAGACACTGCGAGTAGCGAAAGGGCACTGCAGCTGGAGTTGTCTGCGGTTGAGGAGGCCAACAGCCTGGACGGTGCAACCGGCAGCCAGGTCTATGAGAGAGTCACAGAGAGCGGGTTCGATGAGGAGATGGGGGACATGGAAAGCGTTGCCGATGGTGGTGGCATGTCCATGGCCAGGACAGTCTCGTTTAGAGACCACTTCATCCACATCACCCCTCCTTCTCCTGGGTCCTCCAGAGAGAGCGACATCAACTGCGACAGCAGCAGCCACAAGGAAGGTCAAAGGAAGATGAGTGAAGTGGACAAAGCCAtgccacaacaacacacaagggAAGCAGATGTTTCTTCACAAGCGGAGGCAGCGCGCCAGGGATCCACAGGTTCTGACGGTCAGCCCAAGACTCGAAAGGGGTCCGTCACGACAGTCATGAGGGTGGGAAGCGAGCAGAGGATTTTGCACAGTCACTGTCCAGACCCCAGTCCGTCAGAGAAGATCAACAAGGAAGTCACCCCCACCagtaccaccactaccatcaacaacaacaacgtcaACAGCCATAACGACAACGACGACATCAACAGcacaaccactaccaccaccatcatcaacaataacaataacatcaATAGCACAACAGTGTCAACACCCAAGGCCTGCTGCTCCCTTTTTCCGATAGTGGACGTGGAGCAGATGGAAGAGAACATCGTTGCCGTGGAGACGGGTCAACTGAGCCCCGCTCTGAGGCCCACTCTGGTGTCCCAGTCGAGCATCTCCATCCAGTCGCTCTCGCCGCTACCCTGCGAAGCCACCGAGCTGCACAGTGACTCCAACCACTCGCTGAGGTCGTCTCAAGAGGCAGAGGTGAAAGATCAGGGGGCGCTGGAGAAACGTGGCAAGTGCAAAACCAAACGAAGCCTGCGAGTCCCGCACAAAGCCAAGGCGCTGGCGCCGGGATCTCCAAGAAGGCACAGCACCACCAAAA TCTCGGATATCAAGCAGATGCTGTCTCACAAGGATCCCGATGAGGCTGGGCCTCATGACCACTGGGCCAGACGGCGTAAGCTCTTTAAGGAGAGCAAACACAGGAGCTCAGCGGGAGGAAGCTCGATAGCCAGCAATATCACAGACGAGTCAG ACACAATGTTCTCCGAGGACGTTCGGGAGGTTGAGACGACAGTGAGGCATGTTGAGGACAGACTCTTCTACACAGAGACGTTTCACTGCGCGGCGTGGCTTTATCGTGGAGATGACGTCAGTCCCGCTGAGAGCCCGCGCGTTCTGAGCAAGCGGCCACGGCCTGTCAACA TTCGCGAAAGGACGGTGAAGATCACCAAAGGGTTTGGAGAATACCCTTGGGGATTCAGGATACAGTTCTCCAAGCCAATCATCGTCACAGAGGTGGACACAA ATGGAGCAGCAGAGGAGGCGGGGCTTCTGGTGGGAGATTACGTGCTGGTGGTGAATGGAACAGACGTCACCAACGCTCCACATTCCGAGGCGGCAGACCTGGCTCGCCAAG GCCCAGACCTGCTAACGCTGATCATTGGATCTGATATTGGCCGCTGCCCCAACACCCCGAGGCCGGCCTGCCGCGGGTACCTGCACAAGCGCACCCAGTCCAGCCTCATCAAGGGCTGGAGGAAGAGGTGGTTCGTCCTACGCCACGACTGCTGCTTGTACTACTACCGATACAAGAAG GACGAGGGAAAGAGCCAACCGTTGTCCAAACTCAAGATGGAGGGTGCGGAGGTGGAAGCGGACAGCAGTCTCGGGAAGCCCTTTGTTTTCAAGTGCTCACCTGCCAACGGAGGGCGGGTCTACTACTTCTGTGCCACATCCAACCAGGACATGAAGAG ATGGGTAGAAGCCATGTCTGAAGCAGTTCAGCCTTTACCGCCG GACCACGTGTGGGTGGACGTGACCAGGCACAATGCAAGCCTGCCCCCTCTGGCCGTCAAGGCCCCCGAGTGCCTAGGTCTGCTGCACCAGCTGGATCGCACCAAGGACGTCTGGGTGCAGAACTACTGCATCCTCAAGGACGGATGCCTGTACCTGTACTCCAGCATCCGCTCCACCTTTGCCCTGG GAGGAGTTTACCTTCAAGGCTACAATGTGCGAGAGCAGCCAATGGGATCCAAGCGTTCCACCATCGAGCTGAAGCCGCCTTCCGAGGAGTTCAAAACATTACACTTCTGTGCGGACAACCCCACCGAGAACAAACG GTGGATCCTGGCTATCCGGGCCTCCATCAGTAAGTGGGTGCCTCTACACCAGGCCATACAGGACTATATGAGCAAGCCCCCGGAGGAGACACGCATGTAA
- the LOC134458321 gene encoding lysozyme C II-like, which produces MRALVFLLLVAAASAYKMDNCDLARKLKAAGMDGVGTSLSGWVCLAFRESSYDTEAVNRANSDGSTDYGIFQINNRYWCSDSQFNGRGCGVRCTDLYNLQRSITCAKTIVREQGIHAWVGWRNGCQGDTRKYIAGCTGL; this is translated from the exons ATGAGAGCTCTCGTGTTTCTGCTGCTGGTGGCTGCAGCCAGTGCCTACAAGATGGACAATTGTGATCTGGCCAGGAAGCTGAAGGCTGCTGGGATGGATGGAGTGGGCACTAGCCTGTCTGGAT GGGTCTGTCTGGCATTTCGTGAGTCTAGCTACGACACTGAGGCCGTAAACCGTGCCAACTCAGACGGCTCCACAGACTACGGCATCTTCCAGATCAACAACAGGTACTGGTGTAGCGACAGCCAGTTTAATGGCAGAGGCTGTGGCGTCCGCTGCACTG ACCTGTATAACCTCCAGAGGTCCATTACATGTGCCAAAACAATTGTCAGGGAGCAAGGAATTCATGCCTG GGTTGGCTGGAGAAACGGTTGTCAAGGAGACACAAGAAAGTACATCGCAGGTTGTACTGGTCTTTAA